From one Sardina pilchardus chromosome 6, fSarPil1.1, whole genome shotgun sequence genomic stretch:
- the nsmce2 gene encoding E3 SUMO-protein ligase NSE2, giving the protein MTSLSAVNSTLASLKTCQNDIGTGMDMVTEVALDLVESEGNVNSPNLKKLEEMMLECAKLDREINCFVEAVDTMTARARQNPEALALLSNSVKTEFARLKQGASDAELGQHAKVIAFKDGIQNSLPEASQPETEAADLDEDIALTQSQFNFTCPLTQVEMVNPVRNKKCQHYYDQEAALTMIQTKQRSRKKFRCPVVGCDNKDVTPSDLVLDPIMKRRIQNHKRQNAKK; this is encoded by the exons ATGACATCGCTCAGCGCAGTGAACTCAACGCTTGCCAGTCTGAAAACATGTCAAAATGACATTGGTACTGGCATGGATATGGTGACGGAGGTCGCCTTGGATCTAGTCGAGTCAGAAG GCAATGTCAATAGCCCAAATTTGAAGAAACTCGAAGAGATGATGTTGGAGTGTGCCAAACTTGACAGGGAAATCAACTGTTTCGTAGAAGCAGTTGATACAATGACTGCACGG GCGAGACAGAATCCAGAGGCCCTGGCTCTCCTGAGCAACTCGGTGAAGACTGAATTTGCCAGGTTAAAGCAAGGGGCGTCTGACGCAGAGCTCGGTCAACACGCCAAGGTGATCGCTTTCAAGGACGGCATTCAGAACTCACTGCCAGAGG cCAGCCAGCCGGAGACAGAAGCTGCAGACTTGGATGAGGATATCGCGCTCACTCAAAGCCAGTTCAACTTCACCTGTCCTCTTACACAG GTTGAAATGGTGAACCCTGTAAGGAACAAGAAGTGCCAGCACTACTATGACCAAGAAGCAGCCCTGACTATGATCCAAACCAAGCAGAGGAGCCGCAAAAAGTTCAG GTGTCCTGTAGTTGGCTGCGACAACAAGGACGTGACGCCCTCGGACCTGGTGCTGGACCCCATCATGAAGAGGAGGATTCAGAACCACAAGAGGCAAAATGCAAAGaaataa
- the washc5 gene encoding WASH complex subunit 5, whose amino-acid sequence MVDFLAENNLCGQAILRIVSRGNAIIAELLRLSEFIPVVFRLKDKVDQQKYGDIICDFSYFKGPEYYEGKLEAKPELQDLDEEFRENNIEILSRFYLAFESVHKYVVDLIRYLDDLNEGVYIQQTLETVLLNEDGKQLLCEALYLYGVMLLVIDQKIEGEVRERMLVSYYRYSAARSSADSNLDDICKLLRSTGASSQPGAKRPPNYPESYFQRVPISPTFISMVIGRLRSDDIYNQVSAYPLPEHRSTALANQAAMLYVCLYFTPSILHTQQAKMREIVDKYFPDNWVISIYMGITVNLIEAWEPYKAAKTALNYTLDTANIREQASRYAASMDSLRPHVQQLLKEGFLREEIVLDNIPKLLNCLRDCNVAIRWLMLHTAESAYDPNNKRLRQIKEQVTNDSKYSSKILFQVLLDTAQFEFILKEMFKQMLTEKQLKWESYKREGSERMTELAEVFSGVKPLTRVEKNENLQAWFREISKQIESLNYEDSTAAGRKTVQLIQALVEVQEFHQLESNLQVCQFLADTRKFLHQMIRTINIKEEVLITMQIVGDLSYAWQLIDSFTSIMQESIRASPAMVTKLRATFLKLASALDLPLLRINQANSPDLLSVSQFYSGELVAYVRKVLQIIPESMFTSLAKIIKLQIHDIMEVPTRLDKDKLKDYAQLGARYEVAKLTHAISVFTEGILMMKTTLVGIIKVDPKQLLEDGIRKELVRRVAYSLHKGLIFNPKAKPSELMPKLKEMAATMDGFYRSFEYIQDYVSIYGLKIWQEEVSRIINYNVEQECNSFLRTKIQDWQSVYQSTHIPIPKYPPVDESATFIGRLCREILRITDPKVTSYIDQLNTWYDLKTHQEVTNNRLFSEIQDTLGTFGLNGLDRLLCFMIVKELQNFLTVLQKTILRDKAVTDVFKALLSAVNPVKGIVANATKVYTNAAGKTQKIWPSYLESIMKVGQMQILRQQIANELNYSCKFDSKHLAAALENLNKSLLADIEAHYQDPSLPYPKEDNTLLYEITAYLEAAGIHNPLNKIYITTKRLPYFPIVNFLFLIAQLPKLQYNKNQGMTCKKAADAVDWPPLVLGLVTLLKQFHSRYTEQFLALIGQFIRSIMEQCTSQKIPDMPSDVVSALMFLEDYVRYSKLPRKVAEAHVPSFIFDEFRTVM is encoded by the exons ATGGTGGACTTTCTGGCGGAGAATAATTTGTGCGGCCAGGCCATCCTTCGGATTGTGTCCAGGGGAAATGCCATCATCGCCGAGCTGCTCCGCCTCTCTGAGTTTATACCAGTGGTCTTCAGACTGAAGGACAAAGTTGATCAGCAGAAATATGGAGACATCATATGCGACTTCAGCTACTTCAAG GGACCAGAGTATTATGAGGGGAAACTAGAAGCAAAACCAGAACTTCAAGACCTAGATGAAGAATTTAGGGAAAACAACATTGAAATTCTGTCACGGTTTTACCTTGCATTTGAAAGTGTCCATAAGTATGTTGTGGACCTGATAAG ATACCTTGATGACCTTAATGAAGGAGTATACATTCAGCAGACCTTGGAGACTGTACTCCTGAATGAAGATGGGAAACAGCTcctg TGTGAGGCCTTGTATCTGTATGGAGTGATGCTTCTGGTCATCGATCAGAAGATCGAAGGAGAGGTCAGGGAGAGGATGCTGGTGTCCTATTACAGATACAG TGCTGCCCGATCCTCTGCGGACTCCAACCTGGACGACATCTGCAAGCTGCTGCGCAGCACGGGAGCCTCCAGCCAGCCTGGGGCCAAGCGGCCCCCTAACTACCCCGAGAGCTACTTCCAGAGGGTGCCCATCAGCCCCACCTTCATCAGCATGGTCATCGGGAGGCTGCGCTCAGATGACATCTACAACCAG gtGTCTGCTTACCCGCTTCCTGAGCACCGCAGCACCGCTCTTGCCAATCAGGCGGCCATGTTGTACGTCTGCTTGTACTTCACCCCCAGTATCCTGCATACACAGCAGGCCAAAATGAGAGAGATTGTAGACAAATACTTCCCTGACAACTGG GTCATTAGCATATACATGGGAATCACTGTGAACTTAATAGAGGCATGGGAGCCCTATAAAGCTGCCAAAACTGCCCTCAACTACACGTTGGACACCGCTAATATCAGAGAACAG GCAAGCCGCTATGCTGCTAGCATGGACAGTCTGCGGCCTCACGTCCAGCAGCTGCTGAAAGAGGGCTTCCTCAGAGAAGAGATCGTCCTGGACAATATCCCCAAGCTGCTCAACTGCTTGCGCGACTGCAATGTCGCCATTCGCTGGCTAATGCTCCATACGGCTGAATCAG CCTATGACCCAAATAACAAAAGGCTGCGTCAGATCAAAGAGCAGGTCACCAACGACTCCAAGTACAGCTCCAAGATTCTCTTCCAGGTGCTGCTGGACACTGCCCAGTTTGAGTTCATTCTGAAAGAG ATGTTCAAGCAGATGCTGACAGAGAAGCAGCTGAAGTGGGAGAGCTACAAGCGTGAGGGCTCCGAGAGGATGACCGAGCTCGCCGAGGTCTTCTCAGGGGTCAAGCCTCTCACCAGGGTGGAGAAGAACG AGAATCTACAGGCCTGGTTCAGAGAGATCTCCAAACAGATCGAGTCTCTCAATTACGAGGATTCCACCGCCGCTGGAAGGAAGACTGTGCAGCTCATTCAGGCTTTAGTGGAG GTGCAAGAGTTCCATCAGCTGGAGTCGAACCTGCAGGTATGCCAGTTCCTGGCTGACACGCGCAAGTTCTTGCACCAGATGATTCGCACCATCAACATCAAGGAGGAAGTTCTGATCACCATGCAGATAGTGGGAGACCTATCATACGCCTGGCAGCTAATAGACAG CTTTACATCGATCATGCAAGAGAGCATCAGAGCGAGCCCAGCAATGGTGACGAAACTCCGCGCCACTTTCCTCAAG CTGGCCTCTGCGTTGGACCTGCCACTGTTGCGCATCAACCAGGCCAACAGCCCAGATCTACTCAGTGTGTCCCAGTTCTACTCTGGAGAGCTGGTGGCCTACGTCCGAAAG GTTCTGCAGATCATTCCGGAAAGCATGTTCACATCCCTGGCCAAAATAATCAAACTGCAGATCCATGACATCATGGAGGTCCCCACGCGTCTAGACAAGGACAAGCTGAAGGACTATGCTCAGCTTGGGGCCCGTTACGAG GTAGCCAAACTCACCCACGCCATATCTGTATTCACTGAGGGCATTTTGATGATGAAGACGACACTGGTTGGCATCATCAAG GTCGATCCCAAGCAGCTTCTGGAGGACGGTATCAGGAAGGAGCTTGTGAGGCGTGTGGCTTACTCGCTCCACAAAGGCCTTATCTTCAACCCTAAAGCCAAG CCTAGTGAACTGATGCCCAAGCTGAAGGAGATGGCTGCCACCATGGATGGGTTCTACCGCTCGTTTGAGTACAtccaggactacgtcagcatctACGGCCTGAAGATCTGGCAGGAGGAGGTGTCCCGGATCATCAACTACAACGTGGAGCAGGAGTGCAACAGCTTCCTGAGGACCAAG ATCCAAGACTGGCAGAGTGTGTATCAGTCAACACACATCCCAATCCCCAAGTATCCCCCCGTGGACGAGTCTGCCACCTTCATCGGACGTCTATGCAGGGAGATCCTCCGCATAACAGACCCTAA AGTGACCTCTTACATTGACCAGTTGAACACGTGGTATGACCTGAAAACTCACCAAGAGGTGACCAACAACAGACTGTTCTCTGAGATTCAAGACACCCTGGGGACTTTTGGTCTGAACGGCCTCGATCGGCTCCTCTGTTTCATGATCGTGAAGGAGCTACAG AATTTCCTGACGGTGCTTCAAAAGACCATCCTCAGGGACAAAGCGGTGACTGATGTGTTCAAAGCCCTGCTGAGTGCCGTTAACCCTGTCAAAGGCATTGTGG CCAACGCGACCAAAGTATACACCAATGCAGCGGGTAAGACTCAGAAGATCTGGCCGTCATATTTGGAATCAATAATGAAG GTGGGCCAGATGCAGATTCTGAGGCAGCAGATTGCAAACGAGCTGAACTACTCTTGCAAGTTTGACTCAAAGCATCTCGCCGCTGCTCTGGAAAACCTCAACAA GTCTCTTTTGGCGGATATTGAGGCCCACTACCAGGACCCATCTCTGCCTTACCCTAAAGAGGACAACACACTTCTGTATGAGATCACTGCTTACCTGGAGGCTGCTGGGATTCACAATCCTCTCAACAAA ATCTACATCACAACGAAGCGCTTGCCCTATTTCCCCATTGTgaacttcctcttcctcatcgcTCAGCTCCCCAAACTGCAGTACAACAAAAACCAAG GAATGACTTGCAAGAAGGCAGCAGATGCTGTGGACTGGCCCCCACTGGTTCTTGGGTTGGTCACACTTCTGAAGCAGTTCCACTCCAGATACACAGAGCAGTTCCTGGCCCTGATTGGCCAATTTATCCGCTCCATCATGGAGCAGTGCACTAG CCAGAAGATTCCTGACATGCCTTCAGATGTAGTGAGTGCACTGATGTTTCTGGAAGACTATGTTCGCTACTCAAAATTGCCTCGCAAG GTGGCTGAAGCACATGTTCCAAGCTTCATTTTTGACGAATTCCGGACTGTGATGTGA
- the dcaf13 gene encoding DDB1- and CUL4-associated factor 13 encodes MKVKVLSRNPDDYVRETTRDIHRVPRNYDPTLHPFEVPREYTRALNATKLERVFAKPFVGSLDGHRDGINCMAKHSKSLSTLLSGACDGEVKLWNLSKRECFRTVPAHEGFVRGIVTRFCGTSFFTVGDDKTIKQWKMESPGYGEQEEPLSTILGKAVFTGIDHHQSGETFATCGQTVDIWDEQRTSPIRSFSWGVDSFSCVRYNPVETELLASCASDRSVVLYDMREATPLKKVIMKLRSNTLCWNPMEAYYFTASNEDYNLYTYDMRYLDNPVTVHMDHVSAVLDVDYSPTGREFVSASFDKSIRIFPKDGGHSREVYHTKRMQHVISVRWSADNKYILSGSDEMNIRMWKANASEKLGVLTPREKTTRDYNQKLREKFQHHPQIRRIARHRHLPHDLYKQRREQREMKDARRRKEVNVRKHSKPGSVPVETEKEKHVVTVVE; translated from the exons ATGAAAGTAAAAGTGCTTTCCCGAAATCCGGACGATTATGTTCGTGAAACGACAAGGGATATACATCGTG TTCCAAGGAACTACGACCCAACACTTCACCCGTTTGAGGTGCCCAGAGAGTACACTCGGGCTCTCAATGCCACCAAGTTGGAGCGTGTGTTCGCCAAGCCCTTCGTAGGATCCTTGGACGGACACAGAGATGGCATCAACTGCATGGCCAAACATTCCAAGAGCCTGTCCACTCTGCTGTCTGGAGCTTGTGATGGAGAG GTGAAACTGTGGAACCTCTCAAAGCGGGAGTGCTTCCGCACAGTGCCAGCTCATGAAGGCTTTGTGAGAGGCATAGTAACCCGATTTTGCGGCACGTCCTTCTTCACG gttGGAGATGACAAAACAATCAAACAGTGGAAGATGGAGTCGCCAGGCTATGGAGAGCAGGAGGAACCTCTTAGCACAATCCTCGGCAAG GCTGTGTTCACTGGCATCGACCATCACCAGAGTGGGGAGACGTTTGCCACGTGCGGCCAGACGGTGGACATCTGGGACGAGCAGAGGACCAGCCCCATCCGCAGCTTCTCCTGGGGAGTGGACAGCTTCAGCTGCGTGCGCTACAACCCAGTAGAG acgGAGCTGCTGGCTAGCTGTGCCTCAGACAGAAGCGTGGTGCTCTATGACATGAGGGAGGCCACTCCTCTCAAGAAG GTGATTATGAAACTGAGGAGCAACACTCTGTGCTGGAACCCAATGGAAGCGTACTACTTCACCGCCTCCAATGAGGACTATAA ccTGTATACCTATGACATGAGGTACCTGGACAACCCTGTGACCGTTCACATGGACCACGTCTCTGCGGTGCTGGACGTGGACTACTCCCCTACGGGGAGGGAGTTTGTGTCGGCCAGCTTCGACAAAAGTATCCGCATCTTCCCCAAGGACGGCGGACACAGCAG ggaAGTGTACCACACTAAGCGCATGCAGCATGTCATCAGTGTCCGGTGGTCAGCCGACAACAAGTACATCCTGAGTGGCTCGGACGAAATGAACATCCGCATGTGGAAGGCCAACGCCTCAGAGAAGCTtggagtg CTGACGCCCAGAGAGAAGACGACCCGCGACTACAACCAGAAGCTGAGGGAGAAGTTCCAGCACCACCCGCAGATCCGCCGCATCGCCCGCCACCGCCACCTGCCCCACGACCTCTACAAGCAGCGCCGCGAGCAGCGCGAGATGAAGGACGCCCGGAGACGGAA ggagGTGAACGTGAGGAAGCACAGCAAGCCGGGCTCGGTCCCCGTGGAGACGGAGAAGGAGAAGCACGTGGTGACCGTGGTGGagtag